The genomic window tggcaaaaaagaggtccctaagcgacgggaagaaagatgaaggtgctggaactaacctagatcgctctgagggatcagagggacgaagacagggatgacttgaagggcgcctacggctcgagaagataccaactgaaacagggctctcgaagggaaggcagacactgttaGAACTCTAGAACAGGAATAGGGCCcataaaggtggaaggacgggtttaaatagaccctcggATCCGGTGCCATGatgatcgcgaatctccccaggccagcccgcgcccgacacgtgtcccactcctccggcgggcggctaaaagcggctgacggatcggcagggccattatggcgccgtacctgggccagtgtaccggcgggAATTTCAaagagtcccttcgtatcgccccgaatcgaaaagactccagcacgcgcacatttaatgccaaaatatctgggggcggtcgtgcgcaggattcgaggggacgacttcggctatgccagtctctctgtacttccttcattcgaaattcaaactcggaagtagggagaccggtgttgggtataaaatacccacagccgaagttctcaaagagaactccgcccagactcctacgggagccgggctccgccgccaacttcaactgccggtaagctccgtccggactcctacgagagccggacttcgtacctgactttgattgcaggggactccgtccggactcctacgggagccgggctccgcccatgactttaactccgagaggactccgcccggactcctacgggagccgggctccgcccacgacttcgactccgagaggactccgcccggactcctacgggagccgagctccgcccacgactccgacctcaaggaggactccgcccggactcctacgggagccggactccgctgccaacttcaactgccggtaagctccgtccggactcctacgggagccggacttcgcacctgactttgattgcaggggactccgcccggactcctacgggagccgggctcggcccacgacttcaactccgagaggactccgcccggactcctacgggagccgggctctgcccacgacttcaactccgagaggactccgtccggactcctacgggagccgggctccgcccatgactccgacctcaaggaggactccgtccggactcctacgggagctgggctccgccgccaacttcaactatcggtaagctccgtccggactcctacgggagccggacttcgcacctgactttgattgcaggggactccgcccggactcctacgggagccgggctccgcccacgacttcaactccgagaggactccgcccggactcctacgggagccgggctccgtccatgactccgacctcaaggaggactccgcccggactcctacgggagccgggctccgccaccaacttcaactgccggtaagctccgtccggactcctacgggagccggacttcgcacctgacttcaactccgagaggacttcgcccggactcctacgggagccgggctccgcccacgacttcaactccgagaggactccgcccggactcctacgggagccgggctccgtcgccaacttcaactgccggtaagctccgtccggactcctacgggagccggacttcgcacctgactttgattgcaggggactccgcccggactcctacgggaaccgagctccgcccacaactccgacctcaaggagggctccgcctggactcctacgggagccgggcttcgcccacgactccgacctcaaggagggctccgcccgggctcctacgggagccaggctccgtcaccagctccgaccactgccgaacttcagccgacgagtctgcactttctggcgcaacgcagcaaccaccacgatcctgctccacttcctacgacggattccgcgcagctccattattccctgacagaccgctatgacggccacgactctgctccactttctgcgacggatcccgcgcagctccattattcccgggcagaccgctatgatgcccacgatcctgctccaccgtctgtaacggatactgcgcaATCCTTccgtccgctggcaagtcgcgacaacggacgccgctccactccctgcagcagactccacgtggcgcgctgcggtgagggccacgggtctactccactactcctcgcaacaaattcctcctgacggtgggcggcccactacgagacggttatgaacgtcgctatcagtctgttgagccctctgtctataaaaaggagaccccagatacgttattctataagctctcattttttacctcaaaactctgctaaattgttcgttcgagcactccattcttgttgagacaaagaactgacttgagcgttggagggtcttgccggagcaatcccacctccgatttagacttcctttgtaggtcccggtggcgaccgcgactccagcttctccggcgcaagcggatttttgcaccaacagtgatGAAGAGGATAATGGTAATAACAGTGACGACAGCAATGACAATAATAAGTGACGGTGATAAAAGATATGgtttcttattttcaaaataataaaattaaaagcttcttatttatattctttctataaatagtagaaataatttataaaatagagAATACATGTCAGGGCaccaaatatttttctttttgtttcaattttttcatgtttatatttttaaaatgaaaaatagTAAATAGAAACGATACCAACATGTATAAACTTTCCGGCACCAACTCTACACATTTTTTTTAAGCTGTTGTTCTTTCCAAATCAGTGAAATCACATAGAGATTAGCATCAAAGACATCCTCTGGTACCTGACTTCGCCAATCCTTCCTTTTGTTTCACTGATTTCCAAAAGCAATAAATCCCTGCTTCCAATACCTTGGGAAACAACCATTTTAATGGTTTCAACCTAGACGGATCCAATCCAGTCTATTTTTATTCTTGGGCATTTGAAAACGTAAACAGAAAATGATGGCAGTACCCAAAAGACCCTTAGATTTTAAATGCAAAGTTGCTTTGTTTCATCGAACAAAATTGTTTTTAAATCTTTGGTGAAAGCAAAGGGCGCTGCCGATACACTTGCATCCATTCATGGCCCCCGTTGACAAACATGTCGTCCATGTTTAATTGAATTGGTACGTTGTTCCCtgggatagtttttttttttttttttcctcctgtgATAGCAAATTAAACTATATTTTAGATAAagatgaattataaaatatgatatttaaatcaaaatagtctaatttttttgatttatgatcgaaatcagaataaaaatttatatctttaataGAAACCGAAGAATAAGAATTTAGTTTTAGATAGATTAAATCATTTCTATTTCATCCAcgaatcgaaatcaaaataaaaGCCCTTCCAACTAAGCAGTTTGAATAGAAATCACTCAATTCCATTTCGATTTCAGATCATAATCCTTTCTAACTAAATATTTAAgtagataaaaataataaatttcttcaaaatattattttgccCTTGCAATACTCACCATTTTTCTCTATTTCACTTCACCcaagattaaaaaattttgatgcatatttttttcatgtaaaattttctcaaaattctTCACTTGTTCATTAGCGTATAAGTTAGTCGGTCAACATTCTATCCTGGGGCACTTACTGCATGGCTGTACGGTCTTGAATTAGGCCCTTTGTCCAAGTGACATACACATATATAACAAAAGTTTGACGAGGCTAATGTATATAATTTAGACTCGGCTCAATCAAATCAGACCAGTTATTAAGGTACGAAGCCCCAATAAAAAGCCCTATACACCAGATCTAGGATCATCTAAATCTCTTAGGTTATGATAGGTAGCTGACAATCTATCcaaattactgataatttaaaaaaatcccATCAGATTATCACGTTTGGTATGCTTTTTGAGTTAGTCATCCAGATTACTTCATATGAGATAATCTGGATTACTAAAGAAAGatatggctatccagattacctcCCATGAGGTAatcttgtaataaatttttttaacaaaactaccctcctctcctctctccctcccagTGCGGCGCCACTCATGCCTCCCCCCAACCCCCCAACTTCTCCTCCGATGGCCCCTGCCGCCTTCGTGGCCCTCACCAAAGACAGAGCGCGATGAGTGACCGAGGGGCGGGGGCGGTGGTCAGGGCAGTGCGGGCGGTCGAGGGGCTAGGGAGGGTTGGCCAAGGTAGTGCGGTCGGAGGGCGGTGGCCAGGACAGTGCGGGCGTCCGCAGGGTCGGGGAGGGGTGGCAACACGATGGGCGGCCAGAGCAGCACGGACAGCTGAGGGTTGGGGAGGGGTGGTAGTGTGACAGGCTACCAGAAGGTCGGGGTGCGGTGGCCAGAGCAGCACAAGCAGTCGGGGGGTCAGGGTGCGATGTCGGAGGCACGATAGACAGGGGGTAAGGGGGAGGGGGGATTGGGGCGTGCCACACGAGGGAAGGAGAaagggagaaaaaataaaaaattaatttaaaaataataatttttataatattgatAATTTATTCAGATAatagataatttaaattattaaataaattaaattatcacTGTTTGGTAACGTACCAAACGCAGCCTCATTTCTGGCTTTGGACCTCATCCGACCCACCCCTATTTTACCACTAGGTCCCTTGGGGCACATTGATGAACCCAGCTCAAGTCACTAATGCCTGAAAGAAAGAGGCTGACCAGGTTGCCCAAAATGTCCCCACAATCTTCTTTCCCTGCCCTAACGTTCCCGCTGTCCCACATTGCCCCCCACGCCGGCTGATTTCCTTCCCAAAATACTCCTACGGAACTTCAAAATTTGTCTCGACGGAATTCTTTTCATCCTGAACGAAGAGGGGAGGAGCGATGCAGCGATGGTGCAGCAAGCTCGGCCGCCACTTCCTATCCTCTTCCTGTTCTGCCCTCCGTCCCATCCTTCCCCGACGTCTCGAACCGGTGGCATTTCCAGCAAATACGCCGATCCTCAAGCCCCTTTCCAGTGACCCATCTCCTGGGACACTCCGCCCCCAGCTTCTAGGTTTAGGGTTTTTTCCTCCCTCTCCACTTCTTGGGGTAAGCGCGATATTTTAGTGGGTTTTTCTTTACTAAAGATtggtcttattttttcttttcaaatcgaggagaCTGGTTTGTCCTGATTATAATTACAAAATTTTTGTTTTCTAGATTGTTTTTTGATTGATTATGCTAGTATTTCTTTTCTGTAAAATTACATTTGTTGAATCTTTTTTCTAACTCGAAGAGAACACTATCTGCTGATTTTGTCAAGAAAGTTTGTGATTTTTGACTAATTTCCTGATTTGTTACGGCAATGAGTCGTATCCACTATAAGTTTTTTATCCCTGCATCTGAATGGACCGGTTAGTCCTCTTTTATTCTCAAAAGAAAAGGTGTATGaaatattttgatgattttttattgACGGTGTTATGAGTTCTGTAGGTTTTGTTTGTGTTTTAACATGGTTTCAGGCGATGCAAGCCCGGCATTATGCAGCAAAGGAGAGATCAAGAGCTCCAACTACGCCAGCTACTTCCAAAGTGAAGAAATACAAGCTTAAAGCTTTCTCGTAGGTTTGCTTTTCCTTTCTGTTTTTTCGGGGTTTAATTGATTTCTCTTTTCTCTGGTCATCTAATATTTCCTCCCTTTTTATTTGGTATTTGGTGGGGGGTGGGGGTGTTTAGatcttttaagttcagatttaggACCATGAATGATGGAAAGATCCGGCGGTGGAGGGCAGGAAAGCGGCATAATGCACATTTGAAGGTagcctttttttccctttttagcAATAGATGCATCTGCTCTGGTTGTGCATTGAATATAGTTGTAATTTAGTAGCAGGAACGTTTGCAACATAGCTGAAAGATCTGAGGTGGATCATTTTATTAGAATTATGATATCCATAAATATTATGGGTGTTGTTGTAGTATTGTAATAttagatcttgctcatgcataaGATGAATTCACCCAGATATTTGGCCTTTTTGTACTAAAAGAGGTAGCTTGTTGTCATATGGTTTCTCCTAAATAAAATCTTTTACTTCTATGATTCGTACAGTACAATAGTATGATTCTAATACATAACATGTGCATGAAAGAGAATTACATGGGAATTCAGATCAACCAAAACTGATGTCTCGGGCATCTGGATGCTTTGTAACCCAAACCATAAATATAGGCTTTTCTTTGTCCTTTATTGCTGTCGTAGATGTCCTTCTCACATATTGTTGTCTTTTTAGACATCTATTCAGGGTGTctcaattattaatttataaagttGATTTGATTGGCTACAAATTTTACAAGATGTGTTTTGGCTTGTTGGATACATGAGAGTTTGGGCTTTGATTAGTTGACAAAATGATTGGACTTGTTATTTGTTAATAAAGGCTTTTGCTAGTATTCTATGATCTGTTGGAACAGTTTACCTAATTTAACCTTTAAGTCTGACTTCAAGCagattttttgattgaattaagacCAGTTTTGGTTTTACTATGATAAAACTTTCTCATATTAAGGAACTAGAAGTAGTTTTGGGGAGGCGGTCTTTCCTGTGACCTTTTTGTATTGTGAAACTATTATTAAGGGTCATTCAGAGGCATATGTTTTGGGTCTCCATCTACCAAAGGAAGAAGTCTGGTCTTAAGGTTGGGTGGCTTTTAATTTTGTTATTGTAAAAATGGTGATTCAACTATTTTACTTCTTACAAGAAGAAAATCATCAATTTGAAGGTTGTTCCATTTACATTGATTTTTATTAATCTGTTGATAAATGTGAATATCTCTTGAATTGATTGTTTTGGAGCTGTCAAATTCCTTCtttaatcaaaaaaatagaatGCATGCTGAGGCAAACATTTCTGCATTGTAAAATCATGGGATCATTAACTTACCATCAATCTGTTCTGAGCTGCTATAGCTATTGGTCTGACTTGACTCTTCCACTATTGCTTTTGTCATGGGAAAGAACTGAGCTTGAAGCCTATTTAACCACAAGCCATGCCCCCTCACTCTCATTCATACACATGCATGTCCATATGCACACTCTGTGCGCATGTGTAGTTCTGTGATGCCTTGTTTGTATTTGTTGGTGAAAGAAAAAGGAAGTTAAGATCAGGACTTCAGGTGGCTGTCTCAATGAATCTGTATCTATTTAATGTTATCTTAATACTACTGTGTTGTTTTGAACCAACATGAATACATCCTATAGTTACAACCACATGTCACTGAAGACTTATGATTTTCTTTTCTAAATCATAAGGAACCGACTGCTTAAATAGCTtttgctggaaaaaaaaaaaagagagagaaaaaaaagggccACCCCAAGGTCACTTTTTTTAATCTGATGGAGAGAGACATGAATGAGATCGGTTACGAAGAAACCCTAACATTAGTTCCTTGGGACACGTGAGACTTTCAAACTGAATGCCTCTCAGttttcttaataaaaatttaatgccACAGTTTTTCTACTGTAAACAAGGAGTTGTATGAGTGTTTACTGGTATCTGCTCAGAATTTGACGTGTACCTTAGTTAGCTTTACTGTTTTTTGTCCATCATGGAACTAATGGGGAGCCCACATACAGTTTCCATTCACGCTAGAATCTGAAACTCCCAGAAGTATGGTGAACCAAAATTAATCCATAGTACTTGGCCATTCATCAGATCAAATTTGTATTAAATAAGAACATGTTAAATAGAACTAGTAGAATTATATCTATTAGGCCTCAATTAGGAGAGAACATAGCATTTTTCTCCTAAACCAATAGGTTCTCAATGCAAAAGTCCCAAAATCTAAGAATACAAGGAGCAATGCAGCTTCACTATAGAAAGTTAAAAACAATGACAACCAGCTCAGCAGCGACCTTTCAGTAGTGAAGTAAAATTCAGTACTAATATGCTATGAATAACCCATGTtggataatcttgagatttccTTGATTATCTTCCATGCATCTCGAACATTTTACTTTTTGAGTGTTATGGAGCTATTTCCTCTAAACAATCCATTAGAAATCTATGGCATCTTTACATGCTCACTCACATCTAAATGACCTTCCTTTCAATTAGCAAACAGTGATATCATACAAGCTGATTATAGGGTATTTTTACCAGTAATCCACTGTGGATGTCATAACTCATATAACTCGAATAATCatatattataattaattcaCCTTGAGCTATCACCTGTTTCTTAACAATTGAAGAGAATGCATATGCCACGTGTTTATGCTCATCTAAGTTGTCAACCACACCTTGAGTTTCCAATTAGCAAGCTGTGATAAAATATCTGCATGAATCCCTCCTCTCAATGATCAGACCAAGAAGTTGATTTTTGAATCTTATTTAAAAAAATGCTTGGTAATTCTAGAAAACAAATAATCCACTTTGTAAGTCAGATATGGTCTATATTATTTCTTCTTTATAAAATATGAGTGTCTAATTTTGTAACTTGGTGTTGAATGTGGTAAAGTCAAATCATATTGTTCCCCTTAATAATGGAATATGGTTTATGTTTAATTTTAAACTAATTTTATGGTTTTGATCAATTGCTCAGCTTTCAAAATTTTCCCTAGGGAATACTAATGCTGAATAGAACCATACAAGTGGTTTTTATGAGTATGATACTGGGTTGaataatttttctaatcttttttgtactttgatatatgtattattaCCTTTTGCTGGTCCAACAGTCTTGTTTCTGCTTCCTGAAGGGAGAGAAGAGCAATATTTATTGAAGATGGGAGAGCCCATAGACTTGACAAGAGTGAAGATGATCTAGAGATCAATTTCTTGCTTTTATATGTGTGCCTGTGTATCAAAACATGCATGAAGTGGAGACATATGGGATTGGTGATCCTTCCAAGTAGTTTGCTTTCCTATGGTAGACATACAATATGATAGAGGTATCAAGTTATTGGTGGATTTGCATTTAAGTCTCAGTAAGCTCCTGTTCCAAGCCAGAAGGGAGGAAAAAGGAACAAGAAAATGGATCTGTCCAATTTGCATCTATATTTTGCAGAGTGAAATTTATATCACTCTTTTTTTACAACCGTGCACAAATTTCCTTTCTGAACTTTTTAGGACATGCAAAATGCCTGTTTTAAAAGTTGCTTATATTTATATGGGGTGTGTTTAGTGCAAACTTTTGTTTAGTTATAATTTTTCCAGACATGATACCCTGCAAGTGAGTCATATCATTCTAGTTACATCCGGCTATGTGAGAACAACTGTCGTTGTTCTATTCATTATTATTCTAAATATCCATGAGAACAATTGTCATTTGAGTCCAAGGTCCTCAGTAAAGGTGCTGTGTGGTTGTGTGAGTCCTCTCCTTGCTTGTTTTTGTGTTCTTTTGcttatttttttgttcttttaggCAAGCTATGAAGGCATTCGCAAGTTAGAAATAGTTAAAGGGAGCTACaaactttttctcatgccaaatgGTATGGAGGGAGACTTTATAGTAGAAAAAAAGGATAAAGACAACTAAACAAGGGAATGGAGTCCCCTAAGTTTGGTCAACTCAAAACAAACCTACTGTACattcatcctttttgttcttATACTTATGGTTCATCGTCCTGGGTTGATGTTGATGAAGTTGCAAATCCTTGGTGTGTTTTGTGTTAGCAAGAGGCAGGACCTCTGTCCTGTCCCTCTTTTATATCTTCCTACTCTCCTCGAGGGAAGATTCTGGTGTTAATAGTTGTCCTGTTTTGTTATCAATTCTTTCAAAGCAGGAATTCTTTTTAACCTTGAATTGGCAATATTGCATTTGTGCTAAAATTGATATCTTGGTTGCTGCAGTCCAAGAAGGCAAAGAGAAGACTCAGAAAGCCGGAGGTTGTACATGCAGCTTATGCCAAAGTGATTAAGAAGTTGAACTTTTGTGGCTAGAGCTTGAGGGGGAATTTTTTCCTAATGTTTCCCAAAGTCAGTgtggcatgaatttttttttctcttcagacTTCGATACTTGTAGACCCTCAAAATTTTCATGATGTACCTTCTCGAAGAAACTATGTTGTTTTAGCTGATACTGGTGTCATATCATGGCTACTTCAGGTCACGAATGCCATGATAAGGAAACTCATTGCAGCACTTTCTTATCTTTTACAAGGGATTTATATGCAAAATTCCTAAATCAGGACTATATTTGTTGCTTATTGAATCGATTGATGTTATTGATACACTGAGTTCACAGGATCACTTTATAGAGCAATAAAATTTCTATAAAGCTTCATTCGTATTGCTCTCTCACTTGGTGCCATTTGATACTCCTTTTAAGTATGCTGTATGCTCTATCACTTTTTATATAGCTTGTTAACTGCTGAATGCTAGACTGTTCTATCACTTCCTTTCATTCCAGCTTTCATCCAAGACATGTCATGCATCTGGCCTGAGCAGCGTTGTATGTCCATGGAAGGAAAATTTCCTCTAATTTGGGGGAGAATTTCCTCTAACACACACCTACGCGCACACATTCACACATAAGATGAGACTGCATGCTATCAGTCTTGTTTGACATGGCTTGGGAGCTCCACCTTGTGTGGCAATCGGATTATCGATTGGCATTGGTAATGAGGTAGCTTTGCTGCTCGTGTTTCACCTCAAAATGTCATCAGTTTTATGTTAAGAAGTGCTCTTTTCAAAGTTATAATTAGGAGAGATTGGAAAATTCTAACGACTAAAGTGACATAAAGATTTAACAGAAATTGCATTGGAGAGCTGTGCGCATCCGGAGATAATAAGATCTTGGCCGAGGTGGAAAACATCATGGCAAGCATGGAGTCtccgatttttatttttatttttagttttcaaTTAGGAGATCGGAGACTGCAAAAGAAGCTACTACATGACTGGAATTCGGTACAACCTAGAGCATCATATTGAATCAAGCGAGCAAAATTTGGAGGAAAAATTGAGTGCTCGATGAGGCCATGTTTATGTCTTCTAGCAAGCCAGTCCATGCTGCTGTTGGCTTCTCTGAATACATGATTTATCTCAAAATGTTGTAGTTGTGATATGGCTTGACTTATATCTTGAAGCAACAGATGAAATGGGCTGCCCGTGAATGACAATAGCAGGGTCCTTTTCCAGGATGATCTTATGATCTTATTGCAATGTAATCCTTCAATAGTTGATAACAAACCTTACCATGCAGCCTAAAGCTCAGATAATGGAATTGAAGCAGCAGAAAAACTCGGGGGCCAGCCAATAAGACTCGACCAAGATGATTTCTAGTTAGGAAACCATCACCAATCTGTTCTTGTGGAAAAGAGTCATCAAGATTAACTTTAACT from Elaeis guineensis isolate ETL-2024a chromosome 4, EG11, whole genome shotgun sequence includes these protein-coding regions:
- the LOC105043989 gene encoding uncharacterized protein, with amino-acid sequence MQRWCSKLGRHFLSSSCSALRPILPRRLEPVAFPANTPILKPLSSDPSPGTLRPQLLGLGFFPPSPLLGAMQARHYAAKERSRAPTTPATSKVKKYKLKAFSSFKFRFRTMNDGKIRRWRAGKRHNAHLKSKKAKRRLRKPEVVHAAYAKVIKKLNFCG